The genomic window ATCGAATGTGGATAAAATATCAGGAGTGCCATTTACCACTGCGATGTCATGCTCAAAATGAGCTGAATACATCTTGTCTGCAGAAACTATGGTCCAATCGTCATCCAGCATCATCACATCTTTTGTTCCAAGATTGATCATCGGCTCTACCGCTAAGACCATTCCGTCAATAATTCGTTTTCCTCGGCCGCGTCTGCCGTAATTGGGCACCTGAGGGTCTTCATGCATTGTTCTACCCAAGCCGTGTCCAACCAACTCTCTAACCACGCCATAGCCATTTTGCTCAGCATGATTTTGAATGGCAAACCCGATATCTCCGATTCGCATACCTGTTCGCATCTGATCTATTCCGAGGTAGAGTGACTCTTTGGTCACCCTCAATAGTTGCTCTATTTCCTTACCCACTTTGCCTATGGCAAATGTATATGCATGATCTCCATAAAAATTATTTTTGATGGCGCCGCAATCTATTGACACTATATCACCTTCTTCAAATGCACGCTCATTTGGTATGCCGTGTACGACAGCTTCATTCACTGATATACAAAGAGTATTAGGAAAGCCTCCAAATCCTAGGAATCCGGGAACTGCTCCTTGATCATTGATGTATTCGTGAGCAATCTTATCCAATTCGAGTGGAGTAACACCGGGGCCTATCTTTTCAGCCATAAGACCCAATGTGCGCGATACGATTTGAGCACTCGCTCGCATCAATTCAATTTCTTCAGTATTCTTTAAGTGAACCATGACCTGAATAAGGATTTAATTCCGCCTTTTTTTGATTTAAAATTGTGGTGAGCTTCAGCATTTTTTAGTTGATGATTGAACTCGCCGTCATTGGGATGCAGTATTTGGTAGACATCTCCCCAACCGGGGAAACCTCCCACATTTCGGTCATCGATGAAGATATCTGCATTGATCTTTCGGCTGATTCCTTGTTCTAAGACTTCTTCGGGATAACTTTTATTTACCGCATAAAAAGTGATTCCTTGACTTGAGCAATATTTTACAGCATCGTCCAAGTATTTTCCACCTCTAAACGTCCAGAGGATCAAACGGTGTCCTTTTTTTTGCAATGCCCTCAGCGTATCAAATGCAAATAACATTTCATCTCCTATTTCGGGATACTTATGCTCAACGATAGTGCCGTCGAAATCCACTGCAATTGTTAACGAGTCTTCTGAAATCATTCCCATTGAGCCGCGAAATTACGGAATTTATAAAGGGTAGTTGTCCTCTAAATTCAAACCTCGATAAACAAAAACCGCATTTTGTAGCTTTATTTAACCCTACGATAAAGTATAAGCAGTAGCGAATATGATGAAGAAAGAGCCGATACGAGTCGTTTTAGAATCACTGACTCACCCGGTCTATAAACTTTACTCGAGTTCCAAACGATCTTGGGAGTATCATGGAATGGATCTTGTGGTACTTCCGGGGATATTTCATCCGGGTTGGTTTGTGACATCGGTTATGCTTTTAGAGCAACTGGAGGGGTTGGACTTATCGGGTAAGCGAATCTTAGAAATGGGTTGTGGAGCAGGCGTTTTGGCCTGCAGGGCAGTGCAATTGGGTGCTCAAGGTTTTGCTAGTGATATTACGTCGCTAGCTTGCGAAAATGCTGCGCAAAACACATTCAGAAATGAGCTCGATGTGGAGGTGATCCAAAGCGATATATTCGATCAGATGAGCGAGAACCAGCAATTCGATTATATCTTCGTAAACCCACCTTTCAAGCCCGATTACCCTGAAAGCCAAGATGATTTTGCCTTTTGTTGTGGCGAAGGATATGAATATTACATCGCTCTTTTCGGTAGCTTAAAAAAGCACCTCACTCCAAACGGTACTTTAGTCATGGCTCTAGCCAAGAGTTGTGAGATTGATCGTATTTTGGAAATTGCGGATTTTGAAAAAATCAGTTACGAACGAATTCTCACCAAACGAAAATGGTCGGAGACGAATTATCTCTACAGCTTTAGTTGCCGATAATCACAAATTCCACTCTTCTGTTTTTTGCACGTCCCTCATCAGTAGTGTTTGATGTAAGCGGTTTCTCAGATCCATAGCCACTGTAAGAGAGTCTCACATCATTCACATCTTCATTGATGAGATAGTCTACCACGCTTTTTGCTCTTGCTTCGCTGAGCTTCTTATTATACTCAAGGCTTCCTACATTATCTGTATGTCCTCCTATTTCAATCGTAAGAAAGGGGTAGTCGGTAAGGATATCTACCAGCTTGTCAAGCTCTGCTTTTGATTCTGGGAGAAGTTCGGCCTTGTCGAATTCGAAGAATATATTCTCCAAAGTCACTCTGTCTCCGACTTTATAGGCGATACTGTCTAGCTTGATGTCTTTCGTCGAAACGAATTCAGCTTTTTGCAACACCAATTTTGGTTTGGGTGGAATGCTTCTTTTCGGCTCAGGACTTAATGCTTCGCCAGGCATTGCTCGCCTCACCTTCACATCATCAATGTAATAGTAAGCACCGCCTTCACCTTCTTCAAACTCTTGAATTTCTGTTCTGTTGTCGTGGTAAAAATTACCAATGATGAGGTAATGCTTTTCTTCGTCCACCTCAAATACACCTGAGACCTTTTGCCATGCATTCCATCTGGACTTGATCACTTTATCAGAATTAACTTGCGGAGTGAAAAATAAAGGCATTCTATCTCGAGTTACTACTGCGGTATCGCTGAAGAACATGCCAAGATTGTTCGAGGCCAACTTTGAATTGGCAGATTTGCTGGCATAAAACTCAGCATAATAGCGCTGTCCGGGAACCAAAGCAGAATCGAGTTCCACACTGAGGTATTCATGCCAGAATGTTTCAGTGCCGCCTTTTCCGTAGGTTTTAAGGCCTGCCATATTATCACCGTTTCGAGGCCCTTGTTTTCCTTTGCTGTGTTTTCTTGGGTTTGCCCAGCACGTGTTCTTCACCCTTAAACTCAATAGGTCAGGGGTAGTTTCAGTAGGGGAGTCCCATGCATTGATGTCCTCCATGTAATTTCTACCATTTTGATTCCATCGGCAATATTCTCTTTTGGTTTCTTCAAAACCGGGATTTGAAACATAGTTGTAGTATGCATCGTCATTTTCTAAAAGGTCTTTTACCAGTTGCGCTTGACTGGTATTTGTTATACCGAGGGTTAGAAGAAGTGTAGAGAGAATCGTTTTGAATAAAGACATAAGTTTTCCACAAGGGTTAAATGAAGGCAATGGGTAAATGTATCGCAATCCTTGACCTTCTGAGGGTTTGCGTAAATAATCTTTCTTCAATTCAATGTGGAAAATGACATGACCTAAAAGGTACTCCACCCATGGTGGTCATCTATCTTTGTTTGTGTTTCGCTTTTCCCCTTTTATGCATCGAAAAAGACACTTCATCTTCTTTCTATTCGCTTTGTGCTCCTCATTTCTGTTTGCACAGGAAGATGACAGTCAGCCAATGTCATGCATGAATGCACAGGAAATTCTGTTTCCACTTGGGCAGAATGACTTTTCCAAAAGCGAAATACTGATGAACGAAGCCACCATAAATGCGCTTTACTATCTCTATGAGGATCGCTACACTTTCTGGTATAAATTTATCGCTACCGAAGATCTTACCATTGACTTCTCTGTGAGTCCAACCAATCAGGACGACCGCTATAGAGCGATACTTTTTAAATACGGAGGAAAGGATTTTTGCGACAAGCTGGTCAATGAAAACCTTCAGCCCCAAAGGGTTCAGCGGATACCTATCTTCAGTGACGATGGCGAGATACTTTACAAAAATACCGTCGAAGCTGCCAAAGGTGATACCTTTTACGTTTCGGTATTGAGTCTCAATGCTGATGATTGTGGTCACTACCTCTACATAGAGTCAGCGGAAGAAAAGTTCTCGTTTCATGCTATACATCAGCCTTGTTATGATTTCGACCAACTCAGGCAGCCTGATTTCTCAACTAAAAAGGAAGTGCAAGAAGATGTGAGCTTAGTCCTTCCTATGGATACTGAAGTTCCGTTTGAGCCAGAACCTGAAGTTGGTTTTTCTGCACTTGAAACCATCGAAGTTGAAAGCGAAGACGATGAGTTTATTTCTGTTGGAGACCGTCTGATTTTAAATCAAGTATTCTTTTATAACAATACTTACGCATTCAAACCAGGGGCTACTGATGAGCTTGATCAGTTGGTAGATTTCTTAGAAATGAATGCTACCGTAGAAGTAGAGATTCAAGGGCACACGGCAAACAATACAGAAGACATTCGGCCTGACCCCAATTTTAAGGGGCAAGGCAAAGAGTGGAATTTCAAGGGTACTGCATTGAAGCTAAGCGAGCGAAGGGCTGAAGCGGTGATGGAGTACCTGATCGGTAAGGGTATTTCTAAGAAAAGGTTGATAGCAAAGGGCTATGGCGATAGTCAAAAACGCGTTCCAGATGCCAAGACCTTCGATGAGTTTGAGAAAAATATGCGGGTAGAAGCCGTCGTGACCAAACAATGAAAAAGCTATTCTATCTTTCACTTTCTGTCTTTCTATTGGCCTCTTGCGTCTCGCACAAGCAGGTCACCTATTTCAATGATATCCAAGATCTAGAGACTGGAAAGCTAAATATTCCCGATGCACCGGCTGCCGTTCTTAAAAATGGTGATCTGGTTGAAGTGCAAATATCCAGTATTAGTTTAGAAACGAATGCCTACTTCCAGACCGACCAAAGTTCATCTGATGACGGGTTTGGTGGAAATCTTTACCAAATCGATGGTAGCGGCTCCATTCACCTTCCCTTGGTGGGAAATGTCGAGATTGTAGGCTTATCCAAAGAGGAAGCAAGAGCAGCTATAGAGTCTGCTCTATTGGAATATGTACAAAAACCCAGCGTCAATCTCCGTATAGCAGATTATAAGATTACGGTACTCGGCGAAGTCAACACTCCGGGTGTATACAAGATACCTACGGCAGAAGCTTCAGTGCTTGAAGCTCTTGGATATGCCGGTGATTTGACCGTGTATGGCGTGAGGGAGAACGTTCTCCTGATTCGTGACAACGGCATAGAGAAGAGTTTTCACCGACTGAATTTAAACGATTCGAGCGTTTTGGAAAGTGAGCACTTTTACCTTCAAAATAACGATGTGATTTACGTTCAGCCTACGAAGGGTCTGACATCGAAAGATGATAACATATACCGGATCTTGCCGCTGGTGATCAGTTCTCTCACATTTGTGGCTGTCATTATTAGCTTGAATCAATAAGTATGGCAGCAGATAATTTGAATAAGCCCGAAAGAATACAGAATGATTTCGATTTAAAATCTTTCTTTTTCAGGTATCTCAAGTACTGGTTCTGGTTTCCCCTATGCTTGATTCTGGCCTTGGTCATCGCGCGCTACTACAATTGGTACAAGAATCCGGTGTATGCCGTTACCGCGAAGTTGATGGTCAAAGATGAAAATGTTGGGAAGGATCAATTTCTGCGGCAACTAGACGTGGAAACACCGACCAAGAACATCGAGAACGAGATTGAAATACTTCGTTCGCATAGCCTTTTGGCAAAGACCTTGAATGAGTTGGAATTTGATGTTTCTTATTTCTTAGTCGGAGACGTAAAGGTTTCGGAAGCTTACAAGGACAGCCCTTTCAAAGTGGACATTACAGGACTGGAATATTCAGCATACGGCAGACTTTTTGAAATTGAAATAATCGATAAAAATAGATTTCGATTTACCTATCCGCAAGGCGATGGTGAAAAGGTAATCGAAGAGAAATTCGGGGAGTCATTCGATTTTGGCTTGGGTACCATTACACTAATCAAAAGAGAGATTTTTCCTTCGGACGATCTGAAGAATCCGGAGTTTGATAAGCGTCATTACAGAATCAAGTTCAACACAATAACCGCCAATCAAAACAAGTATCTATCGAAGCTTTCTGTAGCATTGGCGCGCTCTCAGAGCACTATTCTTCAACTTTATCTCGAAGATGAGGTCCCACAAAAGGGATTGGATTTCTTGAATGCCTTGATTACCGTCTATCTTCAAAACGATGTAGATTTAAAGAATAAGGCTGCATCAAGAACAGCCGAATTCCTCGATCTGCAGCTTGAAGATATTACCGAAGATTTAGAAAGCATCGAAATCAATCGCGAGAACTATAAAGCCGCTAAGGGAATTATAGACTTGGAGTCTGAGTCGCAAATCGTGCTGGAGAGCATCAAAGATTTAGATGCCAAAAGTGCCATCAATCAAACCAAAATCGGTTTAATTCAGCAACTAAGAGAGTACATTACTGACAATGTGGATGTTCGAGACCTAGCCCCCTCGGCGCTGGATATAAATGATCCATTGCTGGTGAAGCTGATCAACAAACTGAGCGAACTTCAAAGTCAGCGGGAGATTGTCATCAATCGCAGTACGGTAAATGATCCCAACCTGGTTCCCATCAATGCCGAAATAGAGCTCACCCGCTCATCTCTTCTGGAGAACATTCGAAACATTGAGAAGGGTCTGCAACGTCAGCAAGAAGAGCTGGAATCTTCCCTAAAAACATTTACCAAGAGAATTCAACGAATTCCAACTACAGAGCGGGAGCTCTTGGAGATTGAACGCCGATTCAGAATTCAAGAAAGCTTATACTTATTTCTTTTACAGAAAAGAGCAGAATTGGCCATATCTCTGGCCGCTACTGATAGCGATACGAGAGTTGTTGATGCCCCTCGAGTAATTCCAGGGCCAATATCGCCTGTACCTCAGCGCGCCTATTCCATTGCCATTTTACTCGGCTTAATGATTCCTGTTCTTATTATTTTTTTGGTCGAAAACTTAAACGATAAGATCAATGATTTGGCCGGTCTGAAGCGACTGACATCTATTCCGATTATAGGAGTGGTCAGATTTAATCAGCACAAATCTCCTCTCGTAGCTTTAGAAAAACCACGCTCGAGTATTTCAGAAGAGTACAGAAGCATCAGGTCAAATCTCAAATTCTTTCATGCTGAAAAAGGTCCTGACGTGGTCATGGTTACCTCCTCGATTGGTACTGAAGGAAAGACCTTTACGGCTATGAATTTGGCCTCCATTATGGCCGCCACAGGTTCTAAGGTGGTTCTCATCGGGCTTGATCTGCGCAAGCCAAGAATAGTGGAAGACTTTGGTATTGAGAATAAAATTGGCTGCAGTAATTACTTAAGTGGAAATGCATCAATCGACGATATTTTAGTTCCTTCGGGCTATTCTGAGAATTTGTTCATCGCGCCCTCCGGCCCGCCACCACCAAATCCATCTGAGCTGATTATATCAGATCGTATGCCACACCTCATTAAAGAATTGAGTGAGCGGTTTGATAAGATTATTATCGATACTCCTCCCGTAGGATTGGTTTCAGACGGATTGCAAATCAGCGATTATGCGAATGTAACGGTCTTTGTGGTCCGCGAAGGGGTTACGCGAAAAGCTCATTTGGCTCAAGCCAATGAAATGTTTGAGAAGGGCCGATTGAAGCACCCAACTCTCGTTTTCAATGCAGCTAAACGCAAGAATAAATCATATTCCTACGGTGGGGCCTATGGTTACGGTTATGGCTACGGCTACCAAAGCGATTACGGCAACTATTTTGACGAGCAGGAAGAGAGTGACTCCAAGTCAAAGTGGAATCCATTCCGTCGCAATGATTAATGGGCTAATCGCTCGAATACGGTCTACTTCTGATTTTAGAGGTAAGCAAATTCTCAAAAATATTTTGTGGTCAGCAGGTCTGAAAGGAGTAAATGCCTTGATCAGCTTTATAATCGTTCCGCTCTACCTAAGCCTGCTTACCGAGCTGAGTTTTGGGATTTGGCTTACGGTTAGCGCAGTTTTGCAGTGGTTCAATTTCTTCGACTTGGGTATAGGAAACGGCTTGAGAAACAAGCTTGCCGAAGCACTAGCTCAAAAGGATTATAAGCTGGGAAAGATATATGTCAGCACAACATATGCCTTAATATCGGGTGTTGCCGTTGGTATGTTCATCTTATTTTTTGGTGCTAATTTCTTTTTTGATTGGGCGCAGGTTTTTGAAGCTCCGCCAGCTCTTGTTAATGATGTTAGGGGAATGGTCATTATTCTCTTTTGCCTTTTCGTTCCTCAGTTTGTCGCTCAATTGATCAAGATGGTTGTTACCGCCGATCAGCGACCCGCCTTGTCCAATCTAATGAACACTTTGGTCAACATCCTCCAGTTGGCAGGTGTATTTTTATTGAGCGAATACAGTATGGGCTCACTAGTAAATTTGGCATGGGTCATCGCAGGTATCAATCTGTTCATTCCGCTGGTAGCGAGTGCCTATCTTTTTTCGAGCCGTTACAAGGAATTGAGCCCTTCTTTTTCTCACGTCGACCTCAAGTATTCCAATTCACTTCTGGGTCTGGGAGCTACGTTCTTTATTCTTCAAGGCGCGGCCCTAGTGGTTTTCATGACCGATAATCTGATTATTACCAAAGTACTCGGTCCCGAGGAAGTTCCTGCCTACAATATTTCTTATCGTTACTTCAATCTCGCTCTTGTCTTTTTTGGCTTGGTTACCACTCCGTTCTGGTCGGCATTTACCGATGCCTTTGTAAAGGAGGATTTCGGATGGATTAAAAAAATGCTCAAGCGATTGCTCTTTCTCTGGGTAGTGATGGCGGTTGGAGTTGTTCTATTGATCCTGATAGCTCCTTATGTCTACCATTTTTGGATTGGTGATGAGTTGGAAATTCCATCTGCCCTCAACTGGTGTATGGGAGCATGGGTAATCCTCTCAGCACTACTCAGCATTTTCGGCACTTTTTTAAGTGGAATTGGAAAATTGAAAGTCTCCCTTTTTCACGCCGTCTTTGTGATGATTGTTAATATTCCGCTCTCCATCTGGTTGGCTCAGTACTCCATGCTGGGCAGTGCAGGAGTAATTCTCGCAAGCACGATTGGCGCCTCGTTCCGATTGTTATTTCAACCCTATCAAACTTGGCTCATTTTGCAAAAACGAGCCAAAGGAATCTGGAACCGCTAGATTTCGTTCAAGTAGTTTTTAGCGAAATTCTCTGAACCATACGTATCAGGAAGAAGCTCTTTAAGAGACTCGTTATCCGTTCGGAAGTGATCTTTAATTTTTTTCCGAAGTGCAGGAGAAAACTGAAATTTTTTCTTGCCACCCAATCGGTGCTCAATCGCTTGAATATTCTTTCTGAAAATCTGCTTCCCTGCCCCCGATCTTTCCAAGATTCCTTTTAGGCTATTGGTCTTGCGCAGATACTCCAATTGACGAGCGCTTAGGCTGCTGTTCGTCTTTTTGTCAAAATCGATGTCCACAGTCAATTCAAGATTTAGCTCGCGGCAAAATTGCTCAATGAAATCGCTGGGATTTGTGGTGAAATCCTCGTAGAGAAAAACATGAACTTTCTCAAAGAGTCCCTGATATAGGCTCAAGAGTGAGGAGTAGAAATACTGCTCAGTTTGTTCTATTGAAGTAAAAGTCGGAAAAAGTGGGTTCGATCGATCAGAACGCTCGTTATCAAAGCGAATGAATTCGTGTGGTTTCGCTGTGTGCCCGGAGTAAACGCCGATGGAATACAGTGACTCCAAAAGGTCAGCCTGATTGCGCAGAAACAAAATAATCTCTGCATTCGGGAAAAGTTGTTTCAGACGCATTCCATTTCGCGTCCTATTGGTCGAAACCAGATAGAGCGATTGACCTGCAAGAAGTTCGTTAGAGATTATCAAATTACCTTTGTCCTGCAGTGCTGCGCTCTCTCGAACAGACTGTTCATTGTAGCGACTTTCATCTTGGTACATCAATCGCTGAAAAGCCTCGCTGTATTGTGTTTGGTTTATGCCAATGTGTTTGAAGTTGTTTAAATTGGGAAAAACCTCCTTCTGAAAAAAGGTGCTTGCCGTTCGCGGCATTCCTATGTGTACAAGTGTTCGATTCACGTTCAAATCTAATCATTTCTCATGGCTGAAAATGTATCTTTGAGCCATGCGGAATGCGACCATCGTACTCACGGCAACCATCAGGCCCAATGTTGATTTTGTGGCGAGAGCCGATGTCGACCGAAGAATAGAAGATTACGCCAAGTGTATTTCGTTTTATCTGCAGAATACTTCACAGCCGATCGTCTTTGCAGAAAATTCGGGTTTCGATCCCAATGAATCACCGCTATTCAGACCCTTCCTCGATCACGATCGCTTCCATTGGCAGACCATTGAGCCCCATTCAGACTTGTCTAAAGGTAAAGGGTTTCAAGAATTTTATACGCTCGATCAATTGGTTGAAAAAGGTCTTTGTGGAGAATACTTTGTCAAGATCACGGGACGCTACTTAGTCAGAAATGCACCTTCACTTATCGAAAAAATGAAGGCTCCTTTTCACATCGATTTGCACCAAAAGATGAAAGTGGCCATCACGGGATTTTTTGGTGTAGAAACGCAGTTCTATCGGGATCACCTTTTCGGGAAATACATCGAATCCAATGACGTTCAAGGCCGCTTTATTGAACACGTCATTTATGATGCTATTCGCGACAATGATTTCTCCAAATCGGTAGAGTTACTTCATGAAAATGCTCAATACGAAGGTGTATCAGGGAGTCACGGAAACAGCATGGCGCGCAATCCTTATAAGATGAAATTGCGTTCGCTCGAACGATCCATTAGTCGTGCCATAGGTATCAATAAATTCCTCATTGAGTATTGATGCGCTGGCTCACTTACTTCCCAAAATTCGAAAGCATTCATCTTACCAAGGATGTCGGTATGATTCCGTTTTACGTCAATCTGTTTGGCTATGAATCTACCCTCCTGGGGCACTCGGAGGCCACTATCTCCATTCCCGATGAGGTGGGAGGTCTGAATATTGAGCTTCTCGAGGAAAAGCGACCACTCTTTTTTCTTGATCGGGCCTTTCTGGATTGGCTTAAGGCCAATGCCAAATCAGTAGATGTGCTCCATCTCTTTCACCTTAGTAGGGACAGTATTTTTTACGGAGCTTACTACAAGCGGTTGAATCCAAAAGGCAAGCTTTACCTGAAGCTGGATGCCTACAATGATCATCTGCTTTCGCGAAAGCGATATGCCAAAAACCCGATCAAGAACGCTCTGTTACAGCGGACCGAAAAGGATTTTTTTCGAAAGCTGGATTTAGCGACAATCGAAAATAGCGAAGGCTTAGTGTTGACCGCACAGACCTACCCTGAGCTTTCTCCAATTCTCCAATACTTGCCGAATGGCTGCAATGACAACTACTTGGGTGAGCACTTTTCGGGGACACCCGTCAAAGAAAACATTATTCTCTCTGTTGGCCGATTGGGAAGTTCAGATAAAAACTACGAATTGCTACTCGCAGCCTTGCCTCAAATAAAACTGCCAGAATGGAAATTCGTGATCGTCGGTCCGATCAGCGATGATTTCCAATTGAAGATCGACGAATTTTTCCGATTACATCCCGAATGGCTTGACCAACTAAGGTTCACGGGAATCATATCCGATCGAAAGAGACTCTATGATCTTTATTCAAAAGCTTCTGTGTTTTTTCTCCCTTCACGGTTTGAATCTTTTGGAATTTCATTCGTGGAAGCACTCTACTTTGGTTCTTGCCTTGTTGGCCACAAGGGTATGTACGCGTACCGCGATATCTGTAAAGACGGCCAATTCGGCTGTTTTTTTGAAGACAATGACCCAGTGTCATTTGCAGCCGCCATTGAGGAGGCCACATTGAAATATTCCGGAAGCGACTTCCTTATGAAGGCAAGCGAGCATGGTCGGAACACTTTTTCATGGAGCAAGCTCATCGAAAAATTAATTGCTAAACTTGGTCATGACTGAACGCCACTTTCTGTCTGTCATCACGGTGAGTTTTAATTCAGTGAAGACTATTGGTCAAACGCTCGAATCGCTGCAAAGTCAAACGTCGAAGGACTTTGAGTCTATCGTCATTGATGGAGCCAGCACTGATGGCACGCAAGAAATAGTGAAATCCTTTGGCGATTTAGTGACCTCCT from Cryomorphaceae bacterium 1068 includes these protein-coding regions:
- a CDS encoding polysaccharide biosynthesis tyrosine autokinase, producing the protein MAADNLNKPERIQNDFDLKSFFFRYLKYWFWFPLCLILALVIARYYNWYKNPVYAVTAKLMVKDENVGKDQFLRQLDVETPTKNIENEIEILRSHSLLAKTLNELEFDVSYFLVGDVKVSEAYKDSPFKVDITGLEYSAYGRLFEIEIIDKNRFRFTYPQGDGEKVIEEKFGESFDFGLGTITLIKREIFPSDDLKNPEFDKRHYRIKFNTITANQNKYLSKLSVALARSQSTILQLYLEDEVPQKGLDFLNALITVYLQNDVDLKNKAASRTAEFLDLQLEDITEDLESIEINRENYKAAKGIIDLESESQIVLESIKDLDAKSAINQTKIGLIQQLREYITDNVDVRDLAPSALDINDPLLVKLINKLSELQSQREIVINRSTVNDPNLVPINAEIELTRSSLLENIRNIEKGLQRQQEELESSLKTFTKRIQRIPTTERELLEIERRFRIQESLYLFLLQKRAELAISLAATDSDTRVVDAPRVIPGPISPVPQRAYSIAILLGLMIPVLIIFLVENLNDKINDLAGLKRLTSIPIIGVVRFNQHKSPLVALEKPRSSISEEYRSIRSNLKFFHAEKGPDVVMVTSSIGTEGKTFTAMNLASIMAATGSKVVLIGLDLRKPRIVEDFGIENKIGCSNYLSGNASIDDILVPSGYSENLFIAPSGPPPPNPSELIISDRMPHLIKELSERFDKIIIDTPPVGLVSDGLQISDYANVTVFVVREGVTRKAHLAQANEMFEKGRLKHPTLVFNAAKRKNKSYSYGGAYGYGYGYGYQSDYGNYFDEQEESDSKSKWNPFRRND
- a CDS encoding MATE family efflux transporter, coding for MINGLIARIRSTSDFRGKQILKNILWSAGLKGVNALISFIIVPLYLSLLTELSFGIWLTVSAVLQWFNFFDLGIGNGLRNKLAEALAQKDYKLGKIYVSTTYALISGVAVGMFILFFGANFFFDWAQVFEAPPALVNDVRGMVIILFCLFVPQFVAQLIKMVVTADQRPALSNLMNTLVNILQLAGVFLLSEYSMGSLVNLAWVIAGINLFIPLVASAYLFSSRYKELSPSFSHVDLKYSNSLLGLGATFFILQGAALVVFMTDNLIITKVLGPEEVPAYNISYRYFNLALVFFGLVTTPFWSAFTDAFVKEDFGWIKKMLKRLLFLWVVMAVGVVLLILIAPYVYHFWIGDELEIPSALNWCMGAWVILSALLSIFGTFLSGIGKLKVSLFHAVFVMIVNIPLSIWLAQYSMLGSAGVILASTIGASFRLLFQPYQTWLILQKRAKGIWNR
- the map gene encoding type I methionyl aminopeptidase, with amino-acid sequence MVHLKNTEEIELMRASAQIVSRTLGLMAEKIGPGVTPLELDKIAHEYINDQGAVPGFLGFGGFPNTLCISVNEAVVHGIPNERAFEEGDIVSIDCGAIKNNFYGDHAYTFAIGKVGKEIEQLLRVTKESLYLGIDQMRTGMRIGDIGFAIQNHAEQNGYGVVRELVGHGLGRTMHEDPQVPNYGRRGRGKRIIDGMVLAVEPMINLGTKDVMMLDDDWTIVSADKMYSAHFEHDIAVVNGTPDILSTFDYVEEALEKRGLNAMRMNLDTVKAQV
- a CDS encoding OmpA family protein: MHRKRHFIFFLFALCSSFLFAQEDDSQPMSCMNAQEILFPLGQNDFSKSEILMNEATINALYYLYEDRYTFWYKFIATEDLTIDFSVSPTNQDDRYRAILFKYGGKDFCDKLVNENLQPQRVQRIPIFSDDGEILYKNTVEAAKGDTFYVSVLSLNADDCGHYLYIESAEEKFSFHAIHQPCYDFDQLRQPDFSTKKEVQEDVSLVLPMDTEVPFEPEPEVGFSALETIEVESEDDEFISVGDRLILNQVFFYNNTYAFKPGATDELDQLVDFLEMNATVEVEIQGHTANNTEDIRPDPNFKGQGKEWNFKGTALKLSERRAEAVMEYLIGKGISKKRLIAKGYGDSQKRVPDAKTFDEFEKNMRVEAVVTKQ
- a CDS encoding polysaccharide biosynthesis/export family protein, giving the protein MKKLFYLSLSVFLLASCVSHKQVTYFNDIQDLETGKLNIPDAPAAVLKNGDLVEVQISSISLETNAYFQTDQSSSDDGFGGNLYQIDGSGSIHLPLVGNVEIVGLSKEEARAAIESALLEYVQKPSVNLRIADYKITVLGEVNTPGVYKIPTAEASVLEALGYAGDLTVYGVRENVLLIRDNGIEKSFHRLNLNDSSVLESEHFYLQNNDVIYVQPTKGLTSKDDNIYRILPLVISSLTFVAVIISLNQ
- a CDS encoding hydrolase, coding for MISEDSLTIAVDFDGTIVEHKYPEIGDEMLFAFDTLRALQKKGHRLILWTFRGGKYLDDAVKYCSSQGITFYAVNKSYPEEVLEQGISRKINADIFIDDRNVGGFPGWGDVYQILHPNDGEFNHQLKNAEAHHNFKSKKGGIKSLFRSWFT
- a CDS encoding OmpA family protein: MSLFKTILSTLLLTLGITNTSQAQLVKDLLENDDAYYNYVSNPGFEETKREYCRWNQNGRNYMEDINAWDSPTETTPDLLSLRVKNTCWANPRKHSKGKQGPRNGDNMAGLKTYGKGGTETFWHEYLSVELDSALVPGQRYYAEFYASKSANSKLASNNLGMFFSDTAVVTRDRMPLFFTPQVNSDKVIKSRWNAWQKVSGVFEVDEEKHYLIIGNFYHDNRTEIQEFEEGEGGAYYYIDDVKVRRAMPGEALSPEPKRSIPPKPKLVLQKAEFVSTKDIKLDSIAYKVGDRVTLENIFFEFDKAELLPESKAELDKLVDILTDYPFLTIEIGGHTDNVGSLEYNKKLSEARAKSVVDYLINEDVNDVRLSYSGYGSEKPLTSNTTDEGRAKNRRVEFVIIGN
- a CDS encoding sulfotransferase domain-containing protein: MNRTLVHIGMPRTASTFFQKEVFPNLNNFKHIGINQTQYSEAFQRLMYQDESRYNEQSVRESAALQDKGNLIISNELLAGQSLYLVSTNRTRNGMRLKQLFPNAEIILFLRNQADLLESLYSIGVYSGHTAKPHEFIRFDNERSDRSNPLFPTFTSIEQTEQYFYSSLLSLYQGLFEKVHVFLYEDFTTNPSDFIEQFCRELNLELTVDIDFDKKTNSSLSARQLEYLRKTNSLKGILERSGAGKQIFRKNIQAIEHRLGGKKKFQFSPALRKKIKDHFRTDNESLKELLPDTYGSENFAKNYLNEI
- a CDS encoding class I SAM-dependent methyltransferase, translating into MMKKEPIRVVLESLTHPVYKLYSSSKRSWEYHGMDLVVLPGIFHPGWFVTSVMLLEQLEGLDLSGKRILEMGCGAGVLACRAVQLGAQGFASDITSLACENAAQNTFRNELDVEVIQSDIFDQMSENQQFDYIFVNPPFKPDYPESQDDFAFCCGEGYEYYIALFGSLKKHLTPNGTLVMALAKSCEIDRILEIADFEKISYERILTKRKWSETNYLYSFSCR